A genome region from Colwellia sp. Arc7-D includes the following:
- a CDS encoding NF038104 family lipoprotein, with protein MKKIAQGFLFFYVLFSLSGCVAVTVVSAAVSVTTTVVGGAVDVVDTVTPDIIDDEE; from the coding sequence TTGAAAAAAATTGCACAAGGTTTTTTATTTTTTTATGTACTTTTTAGTCTATCAGGCTGTGTTGCGGTTACTGTTGTGTCAGCGGCGGTCAGTGTAACTACAACCGTTGTGGGTGGCGCTGTCGATGTTGTCGACACAGTTACCCCTGATATTATTGATGACGAAGAGTAA
- a CDS encoding pitrilysin family protein produces MSKWMLPVLLAGLTACENTKQTEFAESAITVSGVTFVERVESKAGKTVIPYQKYVLENGLTLVLHQDKSDPLVHVDMTYHVGSGREDIGKSGFAHFFEHMMFQGSENVADDEHFKIVTESGGTMNGTTNSDRTNYFQTVPASQLEKMLWLEADRMGFLVDAVTQEKFEIQRETVKNERGQSYENRPYGLLRERVAEAMYPVGHPYSWQTIGYIEDLNRVNVNDLKAFFLRWYGPNNATLTIGGDLDVAETLAMVNKYFGSIPRGPEVNMPAKPQFTIDADRYISMEDNVHLPLVYMSYPTVSVRHKDEAALDLLSSILGGGKTSLLYKNLVKNQLAVQASVSHPCAELACTFNLLALPHPASGKTLTDMEKVIRDTLLEFEARGVEDDDLIKAKAEMEAGFIFGLQSVAGKVSQLAANETFKGNPNYIEQDITRYANVTKADVMRVYKKYIKNKHGVIMSIVPKGQKALVAAQDNFTPAARVIPELTVTSDTDLHVRKATDNFDRSLMPVTGANKAVDVPQMWRETFANGIKVLATQSSETPTTSMLIKIPAGHYFEHKDKAGTAALLAAMLNESTTQHSAEDMSKALQKLGSSVSISAGNQYLSVNINALTKHIDATLALVYEKLTKPAFLPSEFDRNKNNAIQGAINGKKDAGYLASNAYRQLLHANNIAATSSNGSEASLANIQLDDIKALYQQQFKAKGSEIILVSDLDKNSVLESLSIFKPLTGEGKSLLLNLPESKAKRGVIYLVNKDNAAQSAIRIGKRSLTQDVTGEYYRAYLMNFPLGGAFNSRINLNLREDKGYTYGARSYFYGDKFSGTFTASAEVRADVTDKSIVEFVTEIKRYAEQGISDEELAFMRNAINQQDALKYETPGRKLGFLAQILEHGLTADFVKERNNIVANISKAEINALAKKHLNLSEMLMVVVGDAKTLKPQLEALGYQVINYEI; encoded by the coding sequence TTGAGTAAATGGATGCTACCGGTGTTATTAGCGGGTTTAACGGCATGTGAAAATACCAAACAAACAGAGTTTGCAGAATCAGCAATAACGGTTTCTGGCGTAACGTTTGTTGAGCGTGTTGAAAGTAAAGCAGGTAAAACGGTAATCCCTTATCAAAAGTATGTCCTTGAAAACGGCTTAACGCTCGTGTTGCATCAAGATAAGTCTGATCCTCTTGTACACGTTGATATGACCTACCATGTAGGTTCGGGCCGAGAAGATATTGGCAAGTCAGGTTTCGCACACTTTTTTGAGCATATGATGTTTCAAGGTTCAGAAAATGTCGCAGATGATGAACACTTTAAAATAGTGACAGAATCTGGCGGTACCATGAACGGTACCACTAATAGCGACCGCACGAATTACTTTCAAACGGTGCCAGCTAGCCAACTCGAAAAAATGTTGTGGCTTGAAGCTGACCGCATGGGGTTTCTAGTTGATGCAGTAACTCAAGAAAAGTTTGAAATACAACGTGAAACGGTAAAAAACGAACGAGGTCAAAGCTACGAAAACCGTCCGTATGGATTATTACGAGAGCGCGTTGCTGAAGCTATGTATCCTGTTGGTCATCCGTATTCTTGGCAAACAATAGGCTATATTGAAGATTTAAATCGTGTAAACGTTAATGACTTAAAAGCCTTTTTCTTACGTTGGTACGGTCCAAATAATGCCACTTTAACCATAGGCGGCGATTTAGATGTTGCTGAAACCTTAGCGATGGTGAATAAATACTTTGGCAGCATTCCACGTGGCCCTGAAGTTAACATGCCAGCAAAACCACAATTTACCATTGACGCTGATCGCTATATTTCAATGGAAGATAATGTGCACCTGCCTTTAGTGTATATGTCTTATCCAACGGTGAGCGTTAGGCATAAAGATGAAGCTGCATTAGATTTATTGTCGAGCATTTTAGGCGGTGGAAAAACCTCATTACTGTATAAGAATTTGGTCAAAAATCAGTTAGCGGTTCAAGCATCAGTTAGCCATCCTTGTGCTGAACTCGCGTGTACTTTTAATCTTTTAGCTTTACCGCATCCGGCTTCAGGTAAAACCTTAACCGATATGGAAAAAGTCATTCGTGACACGTTACTTGAATTCGAAGCCCGTGGTGTTGAAGACGACGACTTAATTAAAGCCAAAGCTGAAATGGAAGCTGGTTTTATTTTTGGGTTACAAAGTGTTGCCGGCAAAGTAAGCCAACTAGCAGCGAACGAAACCTTCAAAGGTAATCCAAACTATATTGAACAAGACATCACCCGTTATGCCAATGTAACTAAAGCTGATGTTATGCGTGTTTATAAAAAATATATTAAAAATAAACATGGCGTGATCATGAGCATAGTGCCCAAAGGACAAAAGGCATTAGTTGCCGCCCAAGACAACTTTACACCTGCTGCGCGTGTTATTCCTGAGCTGACTGTTACCTCCGATACCGATCTACACGTGCGTAAAGCGACAGATAATTTTGACCGTAGCCTAATGCCAGTTACCGGTGCCAATAAAGCGGTTGATGTACCACAAATGTGGCGAGAAACTTTTGCAAACGGTATTAAGGTGTTGGCAACGCAAAGTAGTGAAACACCTACAACGTCAATGTTGATTAAAATCCCTGCGGGCCATTACTTTGAGCATAAAGACAAAGCCGGTACGGCAGCACTTTTAGCGGCAATGTTAAACGAGTCAACTACTCAGCACAGCGCTGAAGATATGAGTAAAGCCTTACAAAAGCTTGGTTCTTCGGTAAGTATCTCAGCGGGTAATCAGTATTTGTCGGTTAATATAAATGCCTTAACTAAGCACATTGATGCCACACTCGCGTTAGTTTATGAAAAACTTACCAAACCAGCGTTCTTGCCAAGTGAGTTTGACCGTAATAAAAACAACGCTATTCAAGGGGCAATTAACGGTAAAAAAGATGCAGGTTATTTAGCTTCAAATGCATATCGCCAATTACTTCATGCGAACAACATTGCTGCAACCTCTAGTAATGGCTCAGAAGCCTCATTAGCGAATATTCAATTAGATGATATTAAAGCACTTTATCAACAACAATTTAAAGCTAAAGGCAGTGAAATAATACTGGTATCAGATTTAGATAAAAATAGTGTCTTGGAATCATTAAGTATATTTAAGCCACTAACCGGTGAAGGAAAGTCGCTGTTATTAAACTTACCTGAATCTAAGGCAAAGCGAGGCGTTATATATTTAGTCAATAAAGATAACGCAGCGCAATCGGCCATTCGCATTGGTAAGCGGTCACTTACTCAAGACGTTACCGGTGAATACTATCGTGCTTATCTGATGAACTTTCCGTTAGGCGGAGCATTCAATAGTCGCATCAACTTAAATTTACGTGAAGATAAAGGCTATACCTATGGCGCACGGTCTTACTTTTATGGCGATAAATTTTCTGGAACATTTACCGCTAGCGCCGAAGTACGTGCAGACGTAACCGATAAATCGATTGTTGAGTTTGTTACAGAGATCAAACGCTACGCTGAACAAGGTATAAGTGATGAAGAGTTAGCCTTTATGCGTAATGCGATTAATCAACAGGATGCCTTAAAGTATGAAACCCCTGGCCGTAAATTAGGATTTTTAGCGCAAATTTTAGAACATGGCTTAACGGCTGATTTTGTGAAAGAGCGTAATAATATTGTCGCGAACATTAGCAAAGCAGAGATTAATGCCTTAGCGAAAAAACACTTAAACTTAAGTGAAATGTTAATGGTAGTCGTGGGCGATGCTAAAACATTAAAACCGCAACTAGAAGCGTTAGGCTACCAAGTCATTAATTATGAAATTTAG
- a CDS encoding HutD family protein — protein sequence MIDIIQPSQFKTVPWKNGKGETVEMAINPGGTLDNFDWRLSMASVVEDGIFSNFSGYTRNLILIDGDGINLQHNDNKIDRLKNLLDVATFDGGNKTVGNLHTNEITDFNIIARTSAFNTNVSCQKNITKHMLEKSDLCFIYSLFKDATLSIKSTQEVITLPCQHLIKITDLEANNVAITGEHLIIVYLNRCEH from the coding sequence ATGATCGACATTATTCAACCTTCACAATTTAAAACCGTACCTTGGAAAAACGGTAAAGGCGAAACGGTTGAAATGGCGATAAACCCTGGTGGAACTTTAGATAATTTTGACTGGCGTTTAAGTATGGCAAGCGTAGTAGAAGACGGTATTTTTTCAAATTTCTCTGGCTATACTCGCAACTTAATTTTAATTGACGGCGATGGCATTAACTTACAGCACAACGATAACAAAATTGATCGACTAAAAAATTTACTCGATGTTGCCACGTTTGATGGTGGCAATAAAACCGTTGGCAACTTACATACCAATGAAATAACTGACTTTAATATTATTGCCCGTACCTCAGCGTTTAATACTAACGTCAGTTGTCAAAAAAATATAACCAAGCATATGCTAGAAAAAAGCGACTTATGTTTTATCTACAGTCTATTTAAAGACGCTACGCTGTCCATTAAAAGCACACAGGAAGTTATCACCTTACCTTGCCAGCATTTAATTAAAATAACCGACCTAGAAGCAAATAATGTTGCTATAACCGGCGAGCATTTAATTATTGTTTATCTCAATCGTTGCGAACATTAA
- a CDS encoding carboxypeptidase, producing the protein MTSRHFITLTALLLLLSPIANAEFERKIVIDESKTSSHSTKVNGKKFDYTATTGTQPVWDEEGNPIASLFYTYYQRSKVKDKAARPLLISFNGGPGSASVWMHVAYTGPKVLNVDSEGFPLQPYGVKTNEFSILDTADIVFVNPVNTGYSRVLPNKEGKMPSKAEQKEMFFGVNADVKYLADWVNTFVTRNNRWQSPKYLIGESYGTTRVSGLALELQSRQWMYLNGVILVSPTDIGIKREGPVKSANRLPYFAATAWYHKALADDLQNKDLLEILPEIEKFTLEQYLPALAKGGFIAADEKLRIAKQVARYSGLSLQEVLRNNLDIEASYFWKEILRNREQTVGRLDSRYLGIDEKVTGSRPDYNAELTSWLHSFTPAINYYLREELNYKTDLKYNMFGNVHPWDRTNNNTGKNLRLAMAQNPYLNVMIQSGYYDGATNYFDAKYTLSQLDPSGKMKDRLSFKGYKSGHMMYLRYQDLEASNQDIREFLKATLPNKTTPAKYQSKP; encoded by the coding sequence ATGACAAGTCGACACTTTATAACCTTAACAGCTTTACTCTTATTGTTATCGCCGATAGCAAACGCAGAGTTTGAGCGCAAAATTGTTATTGATGAAAGCAAAACCAGTAGCCATAGCACAAAAGTTAATGGTAAAAAGTTTGATTACACCGCAACCACCGGTACACAGCCAGTTTGGGATGAAGAAGGTAACCCGATTGCCAGCCTTTTTTATACCTATTACCAACGTTCAAAAGTAAAAGATAAAGCCGCTCGTCCTTTACTTATATCTTTTAACGGCGGCCCTGGCTCTGCTTCTGTTTGGATGCATGTCGCTTATACCGGTCCTAAAGTGCTAAATGTAGATAGCGAAGGCTTTCCATTACAACCTTACGGCGTAAAAACCAATGAGTTTTCAATTTTAGATACTGCTGACATCGTATTTGTTAACCCTGTTAATACAGGCTATTCACGAGTTTTACCCAATAAAGAAGGCAAAATGCCATCAAAGGCTGAGCAAAAAGAAATGTTCTTTGGCGTAAATGCTGATGTTAAGTACTTAGCTGATTGGGTTAATACCTTTGTTACTCGCAATAACCGCTGGCAGTCACCTAAGTATCTTATTGGTGAGAGTTACGGAACAACACGTGTTTCAGGCTTAGCGTTAGAATTACAGTCTCGACAGTGGATGTATCTAAACGGCGTTATTTTAGTGTCTCCTACTGATATTGGTATTAAACGTGAAGGACCGGTTAAATCAGCTAACCGCTTACCTTATTTCGCAGCAACAGCCTGGTATCACAAAGCACTGGCTGATGACCTGCAAAATAAAGACTTATTAGAAATATTACCTGAAATTGAAAAGTTCACGCTTGAGCAATACCTACCTGCACTTGCAAAAGGTGGCTTTATTGCAGCAGATGAAAAACTACGCATCGCTAAACAAGTAGCTCGATATTCTGGCTTGTCGTTACAAGAAGTACTGCGTAATAATTTAGATATTGAAGCCTCTTACTTTTGGAAAGAAATACTGCGTAACCGCGAACAAACTGTCGGCCGTTTAGATTCACGTTATTTAGGTATTGATGAAAAAGTGACTGGCAGTCGACCTGATTACAACGCCGAGCTAACCTCTTGGTTGCACAGTTTTACACCTGCGATTAATTACTACTTACGTGAAGAGCTTAATTATAAAACTGATCTTAAATATAATATGTTTGGTAATGTGCACCCGTGGGATAGAACTAACAATAATACCGGTAAAAACTTACGTTTAGCCATGGCGCAAAACCCGTATTTAAACGTTATGATTCAATCGGGCTATTACGACGGGGCGACTAATTATTTTGATGCTAAATATACCTTATCGCAACTCGACCCAAGCGGTAAAATGAAAGACAGACTTTCATTTAAAGGCTATAAAAGTGGCCACATGATGTATTTACGCTATCAAGATTTAGAAGCATCGAATCAAGATATTCGTGAGTTTTTAAAAGCAACTTTACCCAATAAAACCACACCAGCGAAATATCAAAGCAAGCCTTAA
- a CDS encoding outer membrane beta-barrel protein, protein MFKKSLIVLSLVVLPLTASANWSAGAGYANLSDDDLSLGVIFGSVAYEFAQEGSKLSFIPELRLGTGISDDNMGGIKLEVERFATLSVRGQYNFDNGFYAYAMPSYANIDAKATFSGNSYSDDEWEFGFGAGVGKKLNEKTSVEASFENYDGLDVFTVGFKYAF, encoded by the coding sequence GTGTTTAAAAAATCACTCATTGTACTTTCTTTAGTTGTATTACCTTTAACTGCCTCTGCTAACTGGTCGGCGGGTGCTGGCTATGCAAACTTATCAGATGACGACCTTTCTTTAGGTGTTATCTTTGGCTCAGTTGCTTATGAATTTGCTCAAGAGGGCAGTAAGTTATCTTTTATACCTGAATTACGTTTAGGTACGGGGATTTCTGACGATAATATGGGCGGTATTAAGCTTGAAGTTGAAAGGTTCGCAACACTTTCTGTTCGTGGTCAGTATAACTTCGATAATGGCTTTTATGCTTATGCCATGCCTTCTTACGCTAATATAGATGCGAAGGCTACTTTCAGCGGTAATAGCTACAGCGACGACGAATGGGAGTTTGGTTTTGGTGCTGGTGTAGGTAAAAAACTGAACGAAAAAACCAGTGTTGAAGCTTCATTTGAAAATTACGACGGACTAGATGTTTTCACTGTTGGCTTTAAATACGCTTTTTAG